Within Lytechinus variegatus isolate NC3 chromosome 15, Lvar_3.0, whole genome shotgun sequence, the genomic segment taaatatttgtctattttttccttttttgtctcAATTTAAATTTTATAGGGAAGAGATGGTGCAGATGACGTAGTGGAGAAAGAATTCCGACATCTCCATCAACTTAAAAAGGCTCTAGAATTGCAACTACGCTCAGTTCAGAAACAACTTCAGGTATGTGGTGTATctttaataaatcatttttattcatttgtaaatatatttgtgAAACCCTTCTCTTCTGGAATCTTTTAGGGTTATTATTAATTTAGGAGTGGCATAGTTCAGAATTCTGAATTATTTAAGCTGATTTCATAGTTGGTTGAACAACTATTTGCATCTATTATTTTGCACTTAATCTCAGCCGTTGCAAATAGttgtatttgatttaaaagtttggaaatgtttttcttagcaaaatatttgaaaacgATGTTTACatagtgatatatatatattttctttcaggtcCTAGATCAGTGCAGGAAGCGACTTAGCGCTGTCATCCAAGAAAGAAACAGGGTCCTAGACCTACTGTGCCATGCCGTCTCCTCCGTCAATGGGCGTGCTTCTCGCAACAGTGGACGCATCTCCCGTCAAGAGAAGACCATGACCTTTGGTGGCAATGGCACAGGCTACACTCGTCAGATCAACCTGAATGTTTCGGAGTTGCTTGGTACTGGATCGTTGCCTCCTGATGGAGAGGAACAAAATGGCTCCAACACACCCCCTCCAGATCCCCTAGGCCCGTTCACCCCAGAAGCAGCAGCTGCCATCGCTCAGGCCAGGGAAGCACGCCAGCGCTCACAAGTCCTCCGCAAGGAAATCCGTGATGCCATTGAGAATACTCAGCAGTTGCAGCAGGCTGCACACAGAGCTGTTAATGATAGTCTTAATCAGAAGGTTGCTGAGACTGTCACACTGAAGGTACATTGGTTtatcattcaataaaatacttaccttgaattcttttgttttatcaatGTTTGTCACACCGTCATATACTTTCAAGAGAATGAAATAAGAAACATTGATATGGGGTCGGGACAACTCGGACCTCGGGATATACTTTATTTCCAATCTTACATTAATGTCCTGCTTTGATCGTCATTATTGAAAGTACTACCTTGCCTATCCAAACTTTTGAAcgttcaacattttttttctttccaatttTAGCAACATCTGACTGTAGCAGCTGGTGAGAACCGTCATTCCATCCACCGTGCCCAGCGTTGGTATGACTCTACAGAGAAGGCCTTAGGCTACACCATTGGACCTGAGATGCAGTCTGACTTGGAGACCAGGGAGAAACTAACCCGTCCTCTGGTCCGGGTATACCAGCGACACCCAGGCACCAACCTACCAGAAGCACAAGATATTATCAGGGTAAGTACGTGTGATATGTCAATGGGTGATCTGATTCAAAGTGTGATATTGGAAGC encodes:
- the LOC121428555 gene encoding coiled-coil domain-containing protein 105-like gives rise to the protein MMMSTRTRTQMPLATATVGPQSWSDATVNEIKISQAAVEKTDTGQEAGRSFDALPSLRDNCAQQSNTVVHQYVRECRISLVKLRDSFLETNEEVKSLLRGKEALEKKLEHIRKDIALNKMSTEIRSTRPSRERGRDGADDVVEKEFRHLHQLKKALELQLRSVQKQLQVLDQCRKRLSAVIQERNRVLDLLCHAVSSVNGRASRNSGRISRQEKTMTFGGNGTGYTRQINLNVSELLGTGSLPPDGEEQNGSNTPPPDPLGPFTPEAAAAIAQAREARQRSQVLRKEIRDAIENTQQLQQAAHRAVNDSLNQKVAETVTLKQHLTVAAGENRHSIHRAQRWYDSTEKALGYTIGPEMQSDLETREKLTRPLVRVYQRHPGTNLPEAQDIIRGAAGLDESLLKTSRNIGLLQMAQGRLQGDIRHKHAGASVDSSIVRMRRRLANHRWVMGSV